From Phyllopteryx taeniolatus isolate TA_2022b chromosome 18, UOR_Ptae_1.2, whole genome shotgun sequence, the proteins below share one genomic window:
- the gopc gene encoding Golgi-associated PDZ and coiled-coil motif-containing protein isoform X3: MSASAGCSPVGHNAALGPGMSIFRWLEVLEKEFDKAFVDVDLLLGEIDPDQVDITYEGRQKMTSLSSCFAQLCHKSQTVFQLNHKLEAQLVDLRSELTEAKAERAVVEREVHDQLLQLHALQLQLYAKQGQAPDSDSIKDRLQQELEASKTEKLVEARLEADVRLFKKENEALRRHMAVLQAEVYGARLAAKYLDKELAGRVQQIQLLGRDMKGPAHDKLWNQLEAEIHLHRHKTVIRACKGRNDPKKPLPSPVGHDPDLLKKTQGVGPIRKVSLVKEDHEGLGISITGGKEHGVPILISEIHPSQPADRCGGLHVGDAILAVNSINLRDAKHKEAVTILSQQSGQIEFEVVYVAPEVDSDDENVEYEDDNGHRYRLYLDELEESGNSAAASLQAGLGNMSLNKVTENGDADISSETPSEETPSKPPDSRGSC; this comes from the exons ATGTCCGCCTCTGCTGGATGCTCTCCGGTGGGCCACAACGCGGCCCTCGGCCCCGGTATGTCAATATTCCGCTGGCTCGAAGTGCTCGAGAAGGAGTTCGACAAAGCCTTCGTGGACGTGGATCTGCTGCTCGGGGAAATCGACCCTGACCAAGTGGACATCACGTACGAGGGTCGGCAGAAGATGACCAGCCTGAGCTCCTGTTTTGCTCAACTCTGCCACAAATCTCAGACTGTTTTCCAACTCAACCACAAATTAGAG GCCCAGCTGGTAGATCTTCGCTCTGAGCTAACCGAAGCCAAGGCAGAGCGGGCGGtggtggagagggaagtccacGACCAGTTGCTACAGCTTCACGCTCTCCAGCTGCAGCTTTATGCCAAGCAAGGCCAGGCCCCAGACTCCGACTCCATCAAAGACAGACTT cAACAGGAGCTCGAGGCCAGCAAGACGGAGAAATTGGTGGAGGCGAGACTTGAGGCTGACGTGAGACTCTTTAAGAAAGAAAACGAGGCTCTCCGCAGACACATGGCAGTACTACAGGCCGAGGTGTACGGTGCTCGGCTGGCTGCCAAATACTTGGACAAGGAACTTGCTGGCAG GGTGCAGCAAATCCAGTTACTGGGCCGTGACATGAAAGGGCCAGCACACGACAAGCTGTGGAACCAACTGGAGGCCGAGATCCACCTTCACCGCCACAAGACGGTCATCCGAGCATGCAAGGGCCGCAATGATCCCAAGAAACCACTTCCCTCGCCTGTTGGTCAT GATCCAGACTTGCTGAAGAAAACCCAGGGAGTGGGTCCTATCAGGAAGGTGTCACTAGTCAAAGAGGACCATGAGGGTCTGGGCATCTCTATCACG GGAGGAAAGGAGCACGGTGTTCCTATTCTCATCTCAGAGATCCATCCAAGCCAGCCCGCAGACAGATGTGGAGGCTTGCATGTCGGAGACGCCATTTTGGCTGTCAACAGCATCAATCTGCGAGATGCCAAACACAAGGAGGCTGTCACCATTCTCTCGCAACAG TCAGGACAGATAGAGTTTGAAGTCGTGTACGTGGCTCCAGAGGTGGACAGCGATGATGAGAATGTGGAGTATGAAGACGACAACGGACATCGCTACAGACTCTACCTGGACGAGCTGGAAGAGAGCGGCAACTCGGCGGCGGCATCGTTACAGG CAGGTCTGGGGAATATGTCGCTGAACAAAGTGACAGAAAACGGAGACGCCGACATCTCCAGCGAAACCCCGTCGGAGGAAACTCCCTCCAAGCCTCCTGACAGCCGCGGCTCCTGTTAA
- the gopc gene encoding Golgi-associated PDZ and coiled-coil motif-containing protein isoform X2 yields the protein MSASAGCSPVGHNAALGPGMSIFRWLEVLEKEFDKAFVDVDLLLGEIDPDQVDITYEGRQKMTSLSSCFAQLCHKSQTVFQLNHKLEAQLVDLRSELTEAKAERAVVEREVHDQLLQLHALQLQLYAKQGQAPDSDSIKDRLPAPTMEQMQQELEASKTEKLVEARLEADVRLFKKENEALRRHMAVLQAEVYGARLAAKYLDKELAGRVQQIQLLGRDMKGPAHDKLWNQLEAEIHLHRHKTVIRACKGRNDPKKPLPSPVGHDPDLLKKTQGVGPIRKVSLVKEDHEGLGISITGGKEHGVPILISEIHPSQPADRCGGLHVGDAILAVNSINLRDAKHKEAVTILSQQSGQIEFEVVYVAPEVDSDDENVEYEDDNGHRYRLYLDELEESGNSAAASLQGLGNMSLNKVTENGDADISSETPSEETPSKPPDSRGSC from the exons ATGTCCGCCTCTGCTGGATGCTCTCCGGTGGGCCACAACGCGGCCCTCGGCCCCGGTATGTCAATATTCCGCTGGCTCGAAGTGCTCGAGAAGGAGTTCGACAAAGCCTTCGTGGACGTGGATCTGCTGCTCGGGGAAATCGACCCTGACCAAGTGGACATCACGTACGAGGGTCGGCAGAAGATGACCAGCCTGAGCTCCTGTTTTGCTCAACTCTGCCACAAATCTCAGACTGTTTTCCAACTCAACCACAAATTAGAG GCCCAGCTGGTAGATCTTCGCTCTGAGCTAACCGAAGCCAAGGCAGAGCGGGCGGtggtggagagggaagtccacGACCAGTTGCTACAGCTTCACGCTCTCCAGCTGCAGCTTTATGCCAAGCAAGGCCAGGCCCCAGACTCCGACTCCATCAAAGACAGACTT CCTGCCCCAACAATGGAACAGATG cAACAGGAGCTCGAGGCCAGCAAGACGGAGAAATTGGTGGAGGCGAGACTTGAGGCTGACGTGAGACTCTTTAAGAAAGAAAACGAGGCTCTCCGCAGACACATGGCAGTACTACAGGCCGAGGTGTACGGTGCTCGGCTGGCTGCCAAATACTTGGACAAGGAACTTGCTGGCAG GGTGCAGCAAATCCAGTTACTGGGCCGTGACATGAAAGGGCCAGCACACGACAAGCTGTGGAACCAACTGGAGGCCGAGATCCACCTTCACCGCCACAAGACGGTCATCCGAGCATGCAAGGGCCGCAATGATCCCAAGAAACCACTTCCCTCGCCTGTTGGTCAT GATCCAGACTTGCTGAAGAAAACCCAGGGAGTGGGTCCTATCAGGAAGGTGTCACTAGTCAAAGAGGACCATGAGGGTCTGGGCATCTCTATCACG GGAGGAAAGGAGCACGGTGTTCCTATTCTCATCTCAGAGATCCATCCAAGCCAGCCCGCAGACAGATGTGGAGGCTTGCATGTCGGAGACGCCATTTTGGCTGTCAACAGCATCAATCTGCGAGATGCCAAACACAAGGAGGCTGTCACCATTCTCTCGCAACAG TCAGGACAGATAGAGTTTGAAGTCGTGTACGTGGCTCCAGAGGTGGACAGCGATGATGAGAATGTGGAGTATGAAGACGACAACGGACATCGCTACAGACTCTACCTGGACGAGCTGGAAGAGAGCGGCAACTCGGCGGCGGCATCGTTACAGG GTCTGGGGAATATGTCGCTGAACAAAGTGACAGAAAACGGAGACGCCGACATCTCCAGCGAAACCCCGTCGGAGGAAACTCCCTCCAAGCCTCCTGACAGCCGCGGCTCCTGTTAA
- the gopc gene encoding Golgi-associated PDZ and coiled-coil motif-containing protein isoform X1, whose translation MSASAGCSPVGHNAALGPGMSIFRWLEVLEKEFDKAFVDVDLLLGEIDPDQVDITYEGRQKMTSLSSCFAQLCHKSQTVFQLNHKLEAQLVDLRSELTEAKAERAVVEREVHDQLLQLHALQLQLYAKQGQAPDSDSIKDRLPAPTMEQMQQELEASKTEKLVEARLEADVRLFKKENEALRRHMAVLQAEVYGARLAAKYLDKELAGRVQQIQLLGRDMKGPAHDKLWNQLEAEIHLHRHKTVIRACKGRNDPKKPLPSPVGHDPDLLKKTQGVGPIRKVSLVKEDHEGLGISITGGKEHGVPILISEIHPSQPADRCGGLHVGDAILAVNSINLRDAKHKEAVTILSQQSGQIEFEVVYVAPEVDSDDENVEYEDDNGHRYRLYLDELEESGNSAAASLQAGLGNMSLNKVTENGDADISSETPSEETPSKPPDSRGSC comes from the exons ATGTCCGCCTCTGCTGGATGCTCTCCGGTGGGCCACAACGCGGCCCTCGGCCCCGGTATGTCAATATTCCGCTGGCTCGAAGTGCTCGAGAAGGAGTTCGACAAAGCCTTCGTGGACGTGGATCTGCTGCTCGGGGAAATCGACCCTGACCAAGTGGACATCACGTACGAGGGTCGGCAGAAGATGACCAGCCTGAGCTCCTGTTTTGCTCAACTCTGCCACAAATCTCAGACTGTTTTCCAACTCAACCACAAATTAGAG GCCCAGCTGGTAGATCTTCGCTCTGAGCTAACCGAAGCCAAGGCAGAGCGGGCGGtggtggagagggaagtccacGACCAGTTGCTACAGCTTCACGCTCTCCAGCTGCAGCTTTATGCCAAGCAAGGCCAGGCCCCAGACTCCGACTCCATCAAAGACAGACTT CCTGCCCCAACAATGGAACAGATG cAACAGGAGCTCGAGGCCAGCAAGACGGAGAAATTGGTGGAGGCGAGACTTGAGGCTGACGTGAGACTCTTTAAGAAAGAAAACGAGGCTCTCCGCAGACACATGGCAGTACTACAGGCCGAGGTGTACGGTGCTCGGCTGGCTGCCAAATACTTGGACAAGGAACTTGCTGGCAG GGTGCAGCAAATCCAGTTACTGGGCCGTGACATGAAAGGGCCAGCACACGACAAGCTGTGGAACCAACTGGAGGCCGAGATCCACCTTCACCGCCACAAGACGGTCATCCGAGCATGCAAGGGCCGCAATGATCCCAAGAAACCACTTCCCTCGCCTGTTGGTCAT GATCCAGACTTGCTGAAGAAAACCCAGGGAGTGGGTCCTATCAGGAAGGTGTCACTAGTCAAAGAGGACCATGAGGGTCTGGGCATCTCTATCACG GGAGGAAAGGAGCACGGTGTTCCTATTCTCATCTCAGAGATCCATCCAAGCCAGCCCGCAGACAGATGTGGAGGCTTGCATGTCGGAGACGCCATTTTGGCTGTCAACAGCATCAATCTGCGAGATGCCAAACACAAGGAGGCTGTCACCATTCTCTCGCAACAG TCAGGACAGATAGAGTTTGAAGTCGTGTACGTGGCTCCAGAGGTGGACAGCGATGATGAGAATGTGGAGTATGAAGACGACAACGGACATCGCTACAGACTCTACCTGGACGAGCTGGAAGAGAGCGGCAACTCGGCGGCGGCATCGTTACAGG CAGGTCTGGGGAATATGTCGCTGAACAAAGTGACAGAAAACGGAGACGCCGACATCTCCAGCGAAACCCCGTCGGAGGAAACTCCCTCCAAGCCTCCTGACAGCCGCGGCTCCTGTTAA